A window of Diorhabda carinulata isolate Delta chromosome 7, icDioCari1.1, whole genome shotgun sequence contains these coding sequences:
- the LOC130896493 gene encoding prosaposin-like: MKFFFALVLFACVGLSIQAAHPKIKNKGGLVCNVCETVASYVKELAEEDITEEEVTKQIEALCNVLPGTMKDLCTDDVLPYVEDIYDAIESQSAEEICESLNLC, translated from the exons ATGAAATTCTTTTTTGCACTAGTTCTTTTCGCTTGTGTTG gACTTTCCATCCAAGCTGCACACCCCAA gATCAAGAACAAAGGAGGTTTGGTCTGCAATGTATGTGAAACCGTTGCTTCTTACGTCAAAGAATTAGCAGAAGAAGATATAACTGAA GAAGAAGTTACAAAACAGATCGAAGCTCTATGTAATGTTTTGCCAGGAACAATGAAGGATTTATGTACCGATGATGTTCTTCCCTACGTCGAAGACATATACGATGCTATTGAATCACAATCAGCAGAAGAAATATGTGAATCTTTGAATTTGTGTTGA